A portion of the Cervus elaphus chromosome X, mCerEla1.1, whole genome shotgun sequence genome contains these proteins:
- the LOC122690282 gene encoding required for meiotic nuclear division protein 1 homolog → MGVENSAKEGDPGTIFFFREGAAVLWDVKDQTMKHMMQVLEKHEIQPYEIVLVHWKNEELNYTKTEGQSKLHRGEIWLNSELDLDDAILEKFAFSNALCLSVKLAIWEASLDKFVESIQSIPEALKAGKKVKLSHEEVMQKMAELFALRHCINLSTDFLITPDFYWDRENLEELYDKTCRFLSITRTVKVLFELGRVFFLIK, encoded by the coding sequence ATgggtgtggaaaattctgcaaaaGAAGGTGATCCTGGAACAATATTCTTCTTCAGGGAAGGAGCTGCTGTGTTATGGGATGTGAAAGACCAAACTATGAAGCATATGATGcaagttctagaaaaacatgaaATTCAGCCCTATGAAATTGTATTGGTTCACTGGAAAAATGAAGAGCTTAACTACACAAAAACAGAGGGGCAGTCAAAACTTCACAGAGGGGAAATCTGGTTAAATTCAGAGCTGGATTTAGATGACGCCATTCTGGAGAAATTTGCTTTCTCAAATGCCCTTTGCCTCTCAGTGAAACTTGCTATCTGGGAAGCATCACTGGATAAATTTGTTGAATCTATTCAGTCGATTCCAGAGGCTTTAAAAGCTGGGAAGAAAGTGAAACTATCTCATGAAGAAGTTATGCAGAAAATGGCTGAACTCTTTGCCCTAAGACACTGTATAAACTTGAGTACAGACTTCTTGATCACCCCTGATTTCTACTGGGACAGAGAAAATCTGGAAGAACTTTATGATAAAACTTGTCGGTTCCTCAGCATTACTCGTACAGTCAAGGTACTGTTTGAACTGGGACGAGTATTTTTTCTGATTAAGTGA